In the Tissierellales bacterium genome, TATCGGTTTTAATCCATGATTTAATACTGCTTTTACCTTCTTATTTACTATTTCATCTGTTTCATTAAAATATTGTCTTCTTTCAGAGTGACCTATTATTACATATTCCACTCCTATATTTTTAAGCATTAGTGGAGATATTTCTCCAGTATAAGCACCGCTATCTTCCCAATGGACATTCTGTGCCCCTAATTTTATATCTGTGTCTTCTATAAGCTTTTTTACTTCAGTTAAGTTTACATAAGGTATACAAAGTACAGCTTCTACATCTTTGTCTCTTTCTTCATTCTTTATATCTTTAACCAATTCTAAAGCTTCGTCTAACGTTTTATTCATCTTCCAATTTCCAGCAATCATAGGTGTTCTCATTAAAAAATCCTCCTTACTTATTACTAATAGCCGCTATACCTGGTAGAGCCTTTCCTTCCAAAAATTCTAAAGAAGCTCCTCCTCCAGTAGATATATGAGTCATTTTATCTTGGAAACCTGCTTTTTCAACTGCTGATGCACTATCTCCACCACCAACTATAGTTATACCATCTGTTTCAGCCATGGCTTTAGCTATTGCATCTGTTCCTTCTTTAAAGTTTGCCATTTCAAACACTCCTACAGGCCCGTTCCATACAATAGTTTTACTTTTTCTTATTGCGTCTGAGAATAATTTAATAGTTTCTTCTCCAATATCCATTCCCATCATATCTACAGGTATTTCATCACTTTTAACAGTCTTAAATTTAGTATCATTTTTAAATTCTTTTGCAACAACTATATCTAATGGTAATAATAACTCTACTCCTTTTTCTTCTGCTTTTTTCATTAATTCTCTAGCTAAATTTACTTTATCCGCTTCAAGTATGGATTCTCCAACTTCTAAACCTTTTGCCTTTAAGAAGGTGTAGGACATTCCACCACCTATTATTATACTATCAACTTTATTTATTAAATTTTCTATTACTCCTATTTTGTCGGAAACTTTTGCTCCTCCTAATATAGCTAAGAAAGGTCTATCTGGATTATCTAAAGCTTTACCCATTACTTCAATTTCTTTCTGTACTAAAAATCCTACTGCAGATGGTAAAAATTTAGATACTCCTACATTTGAAGCATGGGATCTATGAGAAGTTCCGAAAGCATCATTTATGTATAACTCACCTAAAGACGCCAATTTTTTAGCAAATTCTTCATCATTTTCCTTCTCTTCTTTTCTAAATCTAGTATTTTCTAATAATACTACCTCCCCATCTTCCATAGCATTTACAATACTTTCTACCTTTTCGCTAATTACATTGTTATCTTGTGCAAAAACTATTTCCTTCCCTAATAACTCTGACAGTCTTTTAGCTATTGGTTCCAATGAAAATTCAGGTTTTGCTTCTCCCTTAGGTCTTCCCAAATGAGACATAAGAATTGCCTTACCATTGTTTTTTAAAATATGTTCAATAGTTGGCAAAGAACTTCTAATTCTTCTATCATCAGTTATATTTCTATCTTCATCCATTGGAACATTAAAATCACATCTAACTAATACTTTTTTCCCATTTAAATTTAAATCTTCTATAGATTTTTTATCTATCATATTACCACCTCTTTGTTAATAATATTGGATTAAAACCGGTCCTGACATAACAAGACCGGTTTTAAATTATTATTTATTAGCAATATATCTAACTAAGTCTACTACTCTACAAGAATATCCCCATTCGTTATCATACCAAGATACTACTTTAACCATATTATCAATAACCATAGTAGATAAACCATCAACAATTGATGAACGTGGATCTTTTCTATAGTCAATAGATACTAATGGTTCTTCTGAATACCCAAGTATTCCTTTCATTTTTCCTTCGCTAGCTTCTTTAAATGCTTTATTAACTTCTTCTACTGTAACTGGTTTTTCAACTTCGAATGTTAAGTCTACTATTGAAACTGTTGGAGTTGGAACTCTCATTGCAAATCCATTTAATTTTCCTTCTAATTCAGGTAAAACTAATGCAACTGCTCTTGCAGCTC is a window encoding:
- a CDS encoding phosphoglycerate kinase; translation: MDKKSIEDLNLNGKKVLVRCDFNVPMDEDRNITDDRRIRSSLPTIEHILKNNGKAILMSHLGRPKGEAKPEFSLEPIAKRLSELLGKEIVFAQDNNVISEKVESIVNAMEDGEVVLLENTRFRKEEKENDEEFAKKLASLGELYINDAFGTSHRSHASNVGVSKFLPSAVGFLVQKEIEVMGKALDNPDRPFLAILGGAKVSDKIGVIENLINKVDSIIIGGGMSYTFLKAKGLEVGESILEADKVNLARELMKKAEEKGVELLLPLDIVVAKEFKNDTKFKTVKSDEIPVDMMGMDIGEETIKLFSDAIRKSKTIVWNGPVGVFEMANFKEGTDAIAKAMAETDGITIVGGGDSASAVEKAGFQDKMTHISTGGGASLEFLEGKALPGIAAISNK